A single window of Gossypium arboreum isolate Shixiya-1 chromosome 13, ASM2569848v2, whole genome shotgun sequence DNA harbors:
- the LOC128279263 gene encoding cytochrome P450 CYP749A22-like, with protein sequence MTGEVDSCGHDFLGLLVNVYHDSDEKNRFLIQDIVDECKTFYFAGQETTNSLLAWITLLLAIHTDWQDKARAEVTMIVNETLRLYPPLNGVVRKAVRDVQLGELALPNYLDLNIRFIALHHDPAVWGDDVHLFKPERFAEGIAKATNNNAAAFMPFGLEPRSCVGMSFAITETKIALSMILQRYTFTLSPTYVHAPLPNLSLKPQHGLHLLFHSLH encoded by the exons ATGACCGGAGAAGTCGACAGCTGCGGCCATGATTTTCTAGGATTACTTGTAAATGTCTATCATGATTCGGATGAGAAAAACAGGTTTTTGATACAAGATATAGTAGATGAGTGTAAAACTTTCTATTTTGCTGGGCAAGAAACAACCAATTCCTTGCTTGCATGGATAACCCTACTTTTAGCAATACATACAGATTGGCAAGACAAAGCAAGAGCAGAG GTTACCATGATTGTTAATGAAACTTTACGGCTCTATCCTCCTCTAAATGGCGTGGTAAGAAAGGCAGTAAGAGATGTCCAATTAGGAGAACTTGCCCTACCTAATTATTTAGACCTCAACATCCGATTCATAGCACTCCACCATGACCCTGCCGTATGGGGAGATGATGTTCATCTTTTCAAACCAGAAAGGTTTGCTGAAGGGATTGCCAAAGCTACTAACAACAATGCAGCTGCATTTATGCCCTTTGGATTGGAACCTCGATCTTGCGTTGGAATGAGCTTTGCAATCACTGAAACCAAAATCGCCCTTTCCATGATTCTGCAACGCTACACTTTCACCCTTTCCCCTACCTATGTTCACGCACCTTTACCAAATCTTTCACTCAAGCCACAACATGGGCTTCATTTGTTGTTTCATTCACTACATTAA
- the LOC108462474 gene encoding cytochrome P450 CYP749A22-like, which yields MGNLLILFTAFLCICLFVALHYVLYEYLWVPHRVQFIMNSQGIRGPPYEFIHGNNKEALQMRKEASSKPMALTHDIFPRVMPHDYSCIKKYGKNYLSWNGVRAQLVITDPELVKEVLKTSEKAFSKPKPSYFFKKLLGDSISTIKSEKWGARHRKLANHAFHGESLKNMIPAMIASVGTMLEKWKDKEGKEMEVFQEFRFLTSEMISRTAFGSSYLEGEKIFDMLMKLTLIIGRNFYKAKFPIIGYLHLILH from the exons ATGGGAAATCTTCTAATCCTTTTCACAGCTTTTTTGTGCATCTGCCTCTTCGTAGCTTTGCACTATGTTTTGTACGAGTATTTGTGGGTACCTCATCGTGTACAGTTCATCATGAATTCACAGGGGATCAGAGGACCTCCTTATGAATTTATCCATGGAAACAACAAAGAAGCTCTTCAAATGCGGAAGGAAGCATCTAGCAAACCTATGGCCTTGACACACGATATATTTCCCAGAGTAATGCCTCATGATTACTCCTGCATCAAGAAATACG GGAAGAATTATCTTAGTTGGAATGGAGTTCGAGCTCAACTGGTAATAACAGACCCAGAACTGGTGAAAGAGGTGCTGAAAACCAGTGAAAAAGCTTTTTCAAAGCCAAAGCCTTCATATTTCTTTAAGAAGCTACTAGGTGACAGCATTTCTACAATCAAAAGTGAGAAATGGGGCGCAAGGCATAGGAAATTGGCCAATCATGCCTTCCATGGAGAGAGCTTAAAA AATATGATTCCAGCAATGATTGCTAGCGTTGGAACGATGCTTGAGAAATGGAAAGATAAGGAAGGCAAAGAGATGGAAGTGTTCCAAGAGTTCAGATTCTTGACTTCAGAAATGATATCCAGAACAGCCTTTGGTAGCAGTTACTTGGAAGGAGAGAAGATTTTTGACATGTTGATGAAGTTGACCCTAATTATAGGCAGAAATTTTTATAAAGCAAAATTTCCTATCATCGGCTACCTTCATCTAATCCTCCactaa